The stretch of DNA agtacgtcggtggagcttcgaggggcccacgaggcagggagcgcgccctagggggggcgccctgcaccctcgtgaccgcctcgtggctttcttgacagagggtccaagtctcctggatcttatctgatgagaaaatcacgtttccgaaggtttcattccgtttggactccgtttgatattccttttcttcgaaaccctaaaacaggcaaaaacagcaattctggactgggcctccggttaataggttagtcccaaaaataatataaaaatggataataaagcccaataatgtccaaaagagtagataatatagcatggagcaataaaaaattatagatacgttggagacgtatcaacgtgtcgtcacatggttgtctcgccaactattgcttttgcaactattgttATCGCATAACcgtaaagtaaagcaattatatggcgcttgcatcttatgcaataaaaagacaaccataaggcttctgccagttgccgataactgtgttacagaacatgatcatcttatacaataaaatttagcatcatgtcttgaccatatcacatcacaacatgccctgcaaaaacaagttagacgtcctctactttgttgttgcaagttttatgtggctgctacgggcttagtaagaaccgttcttacctacgcatgaaaaaccacaacgcggtatagttattgctttttgatctttagaaaaaaccatgttcattgaatccgattcaactaaagttggagaaactgacacccaccagccacctgtgtgcgaagcacgtcggtagaaccagtctcgcgtaagcatacgcgtaatgtcggactaggccgcttcatccaacaataccgttgaatcaagaatcaactagtgacggcaagcaatatgtatatacccacgcccacaactcctttgtgttctacttgtgcatatataGCATCTACgtatagacctggctcggatgccactattggggaacgccgtaatttttaaaaaaatcctacgcacacgcaagatctatcatggtgatgcatagcaacgagagaggaagagtgttgtccacgtaccctcgtagatcgtaagaggaagcgttatgacaacgcggttgatgtagtcgtacgtcttcacgatccgaccgatcctagtatcgaaagtacggcacctccgcgatctacacacgttcggctcggtgacgtcccacgaactctcgatccagctgagtgtcgagggagagcttcgtcagcacgacggcatgatgacggtgatgataaagctaccgacgcagggcttcgcctaagcacaacgacaatatgaccgaggtggattatggtggagggggcatcgcacacggctaagggatcaatgatcaacttctgtgtccgagggtgccccctgcccccgtatataaaggaccaaggaggatgccggccggcccttgtggcGCGCCtggagaggaggagtcctccccctagtaggagtaggattcataTAGCCTTCAACATTGTCCCTCCAGTTAGCATTGGATCGTTGTTTGGGACGTGGTTAGCTGGGGTGGAACGTAATACTGCGGCCCGTATTCGAATTGGAATATGTGCACTACTGTGGGCTATATGGAACTACAGGAACGACATGATTTTTAATAAACAAAAAATTTCGACCTTCTTGCAGGTCATCTTCAGAGCTACCGCATGGATCCGTAcgtggtccttactcactcctATGGACTCCAGGGAGGCGCTGGTTACTGGGTGGAACCAATGAAAGATGGTACTGGGTCGGAGTCAGATCCACTGCCTGCCATGCTGGAGAAGGCCGGAGATCGCCGGATGGGAGTTTCGGTGGAGGAGTAGAGTGGAGTGAAGTGGCTAGGATTTGGTCCGAGGAGCAGATGGGGATGAATATATGTGGCGTCGGGTGGGCTAGCATGGGCCGGAACTGATGTGATGGACGCACCCGGGTGTGCCTGGGCCTCCCCATATCCGCTCCATACTTCggctggatatgaggggtgtCAGTCAACCCAGGCGTTTGAGGCCGGTTTGAGGTGCCCGTCTGATCGGATTTTTTTTGACCGGTCATTGACTGGGCCGTTTGTCCGGGAGTTTGAGGCGAGTTCGAAGTGCCCCGGCTGTAGATGTTCTGTGACCCAAACATTCCCATAAATATAAATCGATTGACATCTAAATGCTAAATTACACCCATTCGAACTTCGAAGCATCAATATCAATGGAAGTTCCACATATGCATGAGTAGAAATAAATTTATTCCAGTGACAGTAAACGTGGGTGATCAGAGTTTGCTGCAGTCCGCTGTTTGGAAAGAGAGCTCATCCTTGGCAAGGTTGTAGAGCAGGTGGATGTTCTGCAATTGGAAGTTGCCGATGACGCTCATGTCGTCGGATCTCTCCATGACCATGCATGACGTGGAACTGTCTAGGGGCACCCAGTAGTTCTCCGGCGGCAGCACCATGTCGGCTCCGCCACTGAAGTGGAGCACCATGGACGGCACTTTCTTTTCCTGCGTCACCGCCACACACAGGTCCATCTCACTGTCAGCGGGTGACGGCACGAGGCTCCCGTTCAGCTGCCTCCGAAGCTCCTCGCGCAGGGGCCCATACGCCCCGTGGGCCAGACCCGTAGTGGGGGTGCCGGAGTCGACGATGacaccgccgccgctgccgttTGGTTTCAGAGCGAACACCGCAGGTGGGATGGGCAGCCTTGTCTGTCCCACACTTATCCCGACAAGTGGAACGTAGTAGAATGTGCCCTCTTTAGGGCCTTGCACGAAAGACATGGACATCACAGGGCTGTCGCCGCTAAGGCTCGCAGAGGCGCCAACAAAAAGGTGGCTGCTGGCACCGGCAGTGGCGTTACTGCGGAGGTAGGGGGTGTGGCAGTAAGAGAACTTGCTGGCGCCTGCTTGAGAGACGAGCGACAGGGGGCCGCGGCCAAGCCCTATGAGGCCGGACGCCTCGTCGAGGGACCCCGGAGAGATGAACAGCGAGTCCACGCAGCCGAACGTGAGCCTTGCCGAGCCGTTTTGAAAGGCGAAGACCTCGGTGTCGATGGTCCCTCTGGCGTCGCCGGCACCGTAGAAGGCCCCAAAATTGCAGCTGCCGTCCCGGCGGCACGAGTGCTCCTGGTTGGCCAGGCACAATGTGTCGTTGCATGACACGGGATGGAAGGTGTCCGACTTGGATGCGTTATAGAGGGGCAGGCCCTGCTTGACGCATTGCTTGCAGGTGGAGCACTGCGTCCAGATGAGGTCGCTGCCGGTGTCGATGAGTGCCTGGGAAAGTTcaggaaagtcattttattccctctcatttaactttcaagaagtttcaaatttcactcaatttcacacaagcaaccacaccacaatcaaacaatcaatcaaaactATTTGTTTTATATAACAtaccaaaatttagaattttgggatgttacaaacctaccacccttaaaatgaatctcgccttcgagattcggagagggtagcaagaaataggttaggttcggggtcttctcaaaatccatcgatcgtcACAGGGTCtgggggtgctaccacccttagaagcattgTTACGGTTCCATAAAAACTTGTATACTCCTTCCTTATCGTTGGAAGTGTCGATCTTCTCAAATTCTTGGGAAAATTCCTACTCTGGCTCtttcggtagtggcataaccttttcctcaattcttctatACTTTTATCTTGGTACGGTCCTCCtgtgactgggtcttcttagaTGGTGGGTCtagcgccaatactaaacaactatcgatgtCTCATGGTGGTCATCGACCAATTTGACTGGGTCCCTGCAGAAAACGGGCCTAAGCTTCATTCTCACCGTATGACCTATGATTGGCAACAACTGCCTCGTACAAGGGAAAGTTgtcataccattctaaggtttaaaaaaggttttgatcgtcgtctctctactatgggtaagtcactcagatttaccatcccatatagcaaggcgaataataagagtaagtcggaatggtgatcaatccatcccacacccaaatcattaccttttatatggtttagcgaatctcgcattctaacactcggtcatcctcacaagcattgcataATTTCTCTTGTTGATGAACTGGGTTCGgaaaatccattgattctgcaagccaaacaaacatctatcgttccttcacaactctcaggttttgtgTTACTCCTATAACATCGTCTGTTGATAAAGTCATatcttcttccagggtttttccttcagcaagagtgtgcttgcttcttggcaggtcctggagCCTGTGGGTTATGTGCTCACCACATCACATTTATAGGTTGAACACATTCGGGGATTACAATTGCTCCATAATACCAACAtaatacctcctttatatccaatagtactcCATCCCTTCATATTCTTGGGGTAACCCACATATCGAGATAAAACTTGTACTTATTTTGTCCGAAGTCCACTCCGTGGAATATcattatcttttccaggggtcaagtgtcctcacagggtactaccacccttgaaatgcacaaattcttccatagaccatatttctcatatcctcgaaaatggtcaaaatctttcttcatagagtaacaactcataaaattcaaaatcagtaccaacgatgctaactttattgattctcaaacTATTACAATTTCCTgcatttccattacatgcctcaactgAACACCTGAATATAAAAGAAATGTTCCCACTACTACTATTATATTTCTTTTTCAGCTCAACTATTTAGCACAAGTCTCCTTCTGAttgggacaatctctggcaaagtgccctgcttcattacaatGAAAGCACATTACTTCTGACCAGTCTCGAGGTTTCCCTGTAATTACATAGCCTCCTTGGGTCCTcggcttcctttttgggcaaccgCTGAAGTAGTGCCCTGAATCTTTACACCTAAAAcatgtgatatgactcaggtccttctttGTAGAAATTGGGTTGTTCCTGGAATTCAGTCtatttctcttcctggacttttccgtGCCAATCAGAGtgtctatttcctgtgggtcatactctactttcACTGTCGGAAATGCTACTAGATCCCCCTTCAGACAATTCTAGGAGATGTGttcttcttctccacatgaatagcatgacttggtgcagagtttaattgggtcttcttcggatgtgtcctccacctctttcttcaTCATAGGTTCTTCCAAAtattccatgagggctcctttcattgcttaTTTCTTCCAatggatggttctttgtaccatggggtaaatgtgacactgagcagggtagtgggtagtcccttcacacatgAAACAAGTAATCttcctagttgggcattcttcagctgggtgactttCCTCACAATGAgcgcattcatccttgtgttctttatggttgtgtcctatttctccacagagcttgcatgcacaaggtttcttcatatcattCCCATAAGGCTTCAATGCTTGGGACACAAGCCAAGACATTAgtagagtcaacttaaattcttcccaagtggttactctttgccatccattgatggttcggtacatcctccaccaagtagcagcacctctatcaaagcactgaagagcatgctgggccatatcctttccggctatagtgttattcttcatgtgatcttccatgttctgaatccatggGTCCATCTCCAATTGAGTCATTGGTCCAGAAAATATGAGTTCATCTCCCTTCATCCTCTATTGGTTCCAaggggtttggggtgagataagagagatagatagggatacacacaatacaaacaatagttttgaagagACAAATTTTTTTTCGTGGCTGTcgaaaaaacatcaaacaaatgacaacTCACAATCGTCTCATCTAACGTaagtatataacaggggtttggtcttcttcTGATCGTGCTTGTTGATCTTCTCAAGTTCTTCTGCCAGGTCATTTCttttgacgcgaagtctctcgtgacgtcctttaatattctggagttgcgttccacacttctgggtttcaacatccttggcatgaaccatggtcctactgtccttcagttcctgacgaatctccggtatctcgtggttttgctcctccagcttggctaccttcagcttctgggtcctgagttcttctcgaaatgcttccttgtcaaaTATGGCTTACTGCAGGTCCATCTTAAAATTCTTGATgtaatgctccagaacctggcgATACATCAGCagaggttaaaacttcatcttttgctTATAGGTGCTCCGTTAGCCCTTTTGTCATCTAATGCTTCCGAAGAAATGCAGGCTTAACTCAGCCTGGTGACAATAGCGTAAACGggcgataacatcatggatagccGTGTTTATGCAcatgtcattgccatgagctatcattccatagttgatatctcctgccttagggttttcctgACAAAAAGTTTGAGTTTTAATGCTCCATGTTACGGTCTTTCTCCGACACACGTTGGtctcgggtattgacagcttcAATAGTCTGagaagttccataagggtagccttcctaggtcatacaaatcttgAAATTCTTTAGAGCCTTTAATTTCTCCTaatcttcggagtcttcaaccgttgtactttccattatcataatgcatggtaaaatcctcttcattctgAAGTGGTCTTAGCTGTccaatatcttgtacttcttggagtggtctcatcagtcaaatcttcgtgtggtcaaaaggggaaagggtatagtctaactaaaagggaatatttgataaagctcagaaaggaaaagaggtaaaagatctttttgaaaataATGTTTTAaagaaaatctttcctatgggctcGCCAATTTCTAggggtcatgtcctacagtcaacatgtgctctgataccatcttgtagcgacccgacccgaatggatcgaagtctctatgcttaagtgtcatccctggttCGGTATGTTGACACACACAGTACACAAGGATTTATAACataggtaaatcacatgtataaagtaacgtaaatattattacctcaatccatatagcggaagtaacaacaaagTTTTGGAGTTCCCAACAACGCcgacggcaaagttgagtgtagacatcataaccctaacgtatcactgaCTCgacgtaagattcctgcaacatgagatgttgcagccatgtaggtcagtacattgaatgtactggcaaattcacaccaaaGAACAATGATGAAAAATACCTatctctatatgcatatttggctggtggaggctctaagtttaaattttgcataaagctaattttttcctacaacaaaggaataaattttattttactaccaagtttatgccattattgagaaggttcctgcaactcaatcccaaaatccCCAAATTATTAACAACCCAATACATTAattaagtaacgtgatgagatcaaccaataattcaaataccagatactcaagatgtccataaccagggacaagactaatcatgattagtttatgcacttagcagaggtttgcgcacttctccccacaagacttgaccacatccatgatcggaagatcgagacatagtctttctgaaGCAGTAACtatttactctgggtagacagtaccacctactttcccctacatctgctagcctaccatgGAAaaaggtcacacaacttactcaactacgccagaacccataatggcttgtggctgcacatggaagtttctagcatgaatgatcttatgatccctttgagcttgagtggtaCTCCATAtggtgatcacacgggtactccgggatccccttgggcaagcactcggttctccaggtgcccgaccAAGACAATAGgttctccagggtgccccaaccattccacccagatgtgtattaaagtagcaaCCTTAAAGTTACCCTTAATTTTTATCTCTCGCAACTTGCAtgaatctcacataccaatccccgtctatgagcatggctaagcaatatgagcataacTTATATTCCCGGGGTGTTGCAAGGAtcataggttcctacctcatgaacTACATAGCAAAACAACATGTTCCCAGTCCTactcatgcaatctttgagggtaaaactaatgcataaaaaactgggtatgaaaaatatgatcaaagtgCGAACTTGCCTTGTTCTGTTGATGTAGACTCTTCACACTCATAattcctgatagttctactcgtcacactacGTTCAATCTATCATGAGTAAGCAGGTGTAatcacacataagcaatcactcaaagatacaaaagaacgaagaaaacacttcggaaaacttcaaaaccatCAATTAAAAGTCACGGATAGAAACATATTTTTAACAACAATAAAATTGTGTGATTTTGATCTTAACTGAAGGTACATGtcaagagctttgatttgcaaaaatgATCAATtaaatcggagttataaaactcaagttgtGAACAAAATAAGTTCAAATTCAATTCTGTTTGAAACCAAATTTCAAACTTTCAAATCGGATGTCGACGGCGTCGAGGAAGACACCGGCGGCGGCTCGGGTCCGGTCGGGGCGGCAGCTCCGGTGGTCGGAGAAGGCGGCTGAGTGCTCAAGGAGGGGCGACTCGATGCGGCGGAGACGAGGGCGGAGTCGACGGAGGTCGACGGCGACTTGACGGAGTGGCGGTGGCGGGCGGATCTCGACGGCGGCGGCTGTTTCCGATGAGAGCGGGCGGCGGTGGTGCTTCGAGTTGATAAGAGAAGATGGCTGGGGTCTCGGCTTATATAGGAGAGGAGGGGAGGGTGGCTTGGGCGAAGGGACGGTGTCGCGCTCGGACACGGCGGCGGTCGGCGACGCGCTGCAGCCGGGCTCCTGCTCGGGGAAGGAGATGAGCGGTGGGAGGAGGTTACGGCGCTGGCGCTGCTGGGCTGCGGCTAGCCTGGCCCagttggctgggccggcccagctcagCGGGAAGTTTTTTTTTAATATAGACgcaacaaaataaaataaaaccaaataaaatgaaATATAACATAGCCATATTATATATCATAATTTCAGAAAAATATTTTCGAtagcatgaacatttttctagcatcaAATAAAATCCAGAAAAAATTAAATAAAGGAAACAGTGCTACTCCTgcaataaaaccaaataaaaatcattttaaaaataccaaaataagttcaaatttatttctctccatttttctattgtagggaatcattttaccctattttccatatattttatttttggagaaaaataacttgaataaaaaccaaataacttcaaattgaaaataatttgaaaggGACTTTAAATTGTttcttttaaacttccaactcatatttcatatgatttgaagaagtcattttatcttctctcatgaaagtcattgagttgcataaagtttctgaatttgaaatatttccaaatgaaattcaaatattttcaaaaacctttttcattttaaatggaagaagtcatgtcatcttctctcttgGGTTTTGTATTTCAATTCATAGATATCAGAATGCAaagtgaaagtttgggaaagtcatttcattcgctctcatttaactttattttactaccaagtttatgtcattattgagaaggttcctccaactcaatcacAAAATTTCCAAATTATTTACAACCCAATACATGAATTAAGTGACGTGAAgagatcaaccaataattcaaataccagatactcaagatgtccataactggggacacggctaattaTGATTagctctgcagaggtttgcgcacttttccccacaagactcgaccacatccatgatcggaagatcgagacatagtctttctgaagcattaactctttactctggatagacagtaccacctactttcccctacatctgctagcctaccactttcccctacatctgctagcctactaCTAGGAAAAGAGCTATAGCTAATATgtacattaatggcgcaccatatatgtggtgcgccactgctatagatacaggtgcgccattagtgtcctcaTTACTACACCACacacacggtgcgccattactaacaactttttttattccaaaaatactaatggcgcaccaaggcatagtgcgccattactagttttaactagtaatggcgcaccacacactccgtgcgccactactaacaatttttttctttttttttcaaaactagtaatggcgcaccagggtagagtgcaccattactagttcaaactagtaatggcgcaccacaaccaaggtgcgccactactaacaattatATTTTTTGCACAaatagtaatggtgcaccacctaataatgcaccattagtaaccagggttactaatggcgcattattaggtggtgcgccattagtaacgtGAGACCAACTAGATATTTTGGACAACCAGCTACCACACTCattttccccacttcattctctccacctcctcctccaaggttgtctcggctgcctcctcctcctcacctcatttgcaccatagattcacccaaattaagtggttaaatttccttttttttgataggtaagtaaggggaaagcttctttatgttgtagatctacttttttctccctctaacaacgtgcacatgcactttttatggcctagatctacgtatgtttgtggtgttgcatatgtttgtgtttgcaggtaccggtatttgaaatgcgatagttgccaatattttgccggaatgttgattcatttctgtttcggcgagaatttggcactatgcattctttttggtcctatttttaggcaaagccatgccaattttttttggttctaaaatatcatttttcTCTACCCCGCAGgtgaccatggtccgcacgatgaccgagggcatcgtgaataggtttttgagctccacGAAGACcaagatgcttcaaaagaacgagacggagataagatgtctgtgtcgaagatgcaagctgaggAGCCTTATGGACCCGGCTTCCGTACAGGTGTGGGAcgacctgctcttgcgtggtttaaTGGATGGCTATcagtggcaaggtgatgaagatgattatGAAGTCATCCATGGGGGTCGGGCAataaatgaggaagggcagcaagacaaccacggCGAGGACGGGcaagaagacgaagaatctccaggacatgatcacgaagTAGATGCAGTACACAGTGATCATGTAGAAGATGctggacatgatgatgaggaagatgctgGAGCacacgaagggcatgatcatgaagatgaagatgctggagcagacgacgatggaccgtcgatgggctgggtgcaggaccctcatattcaagagctgcatctcaagcagacggataacacaagagctgccgcccgagagaaagccaagctggatcaactagagatagacgcggttactccaatgtatgaaggatgcaggcccgaggatacccgcctaaaagtaacgctcatggctctggagatgaaggtaaaacacaaaatgaccgacgcatgcttcgacgagaacatgtcattctggcacgaacatCTTCCCAAGGGGAAAAAGTGCCCgaacgtgaaataccatgtgtgcatgaacaattgcatcatttatcaggacgagcacgcggagtctaccatatgtccggtgtgcggcgtcactcgatacaagaagaggaagaaaggtcctcgaaaagtggtgtggtactttccgatcactccttgtctgcagcggtatttcgcgaaccctaagctagcaaagctcctgcgttggcacgcggatagggaggagaggaagtgagaagatgacggaaatgatccggagataaataaaaaagacaagatgctgagtcaccctaaggacgtgagccagtggcaagcgttgaacttcgaaaacccagaatttggggacgatccaaggaacatcgtgctgggcgcgagcaccgatggagtcaatctgtttggcagccagagaagaaCACGTAGCACCTGGCCCGTgcttgtgtggatgtacaaccttccccctggttgtgcatgaagaggaagtacattcacatgagtatgctaattgaagggctgaaacaaccagggaacgacatcaatctgtatctggggctgttGAAAGAGGaactagacacgctgtggaaaacgccagccaatacgtgggatgccgcagagaaagaatatttccctatgagagccgcactgctcacgatggtgcacgactatctcggttacggatatgtcgcggggcaggtggtccacggattttctggatgcgttaggtgcatggatgacacaacgtatcgccagctagatagagatcccgggtcttcgaaaactgtgttcatgggacatcgaaggtggcttcgcgacgatgacccatgattaaaacgcaaggatctgttcgatggtgaaaccgaaccccgaagacgcccgcgtacgaggagcggcgaggaaatagatgagctgttgaaaaattggaaagagtGCCCGGAgtcgggaaagaagcgaaagacgccagagccgctgctgaaggtatggaaaacgaggtctgttttctaggacttgtcgtactggaagatccaccgtgtgcctcatagccttgatgtcatgcatatcacgaagaacgtgtgcgagagtctgcttggtacccttctcaacatgccagagaggataaaagatgggccgaaagcaagggtagacttgaaatcaatgggcatcagggaggagcttcacactaatgatgatgatgatgatgatgaggcgaagcaggacacggaaagtcgtcgcaaaggcaaaaaggccaagaagaccgaaaatgactaccctcccgcgtgcttcactctaagtcaggaggagatcgagcagtttttcacctgcctcgtaggagtaaaacttccttacggttacgcggggaagataagaagatacctagactcagcgaagcagaag from Triticum urartu cultivar G1812 chromosome 3, Tu2.1, whole genome shotgun sequence encodes:
- the LOC125547411 gene encoding aspartic proteinase nepenthesin-1-like; this translates as NDFPELSQALIDTGSDLIWTQCSTCKQCVKQGLPLYNASKSDTFHPVSCNDTLCLANQEHSCRRDGSCNFGAFYGAGDARGTIDTEVFAFQNGSARLTFGCVDSLFISPGSLDEASGLIGLGRGPLSLVSQAGASKFSYCHTPYLRSNATAGASSHLFVGASASLSGDSPVMSMSFVQGPKEGTFYYVPLVGISVGQTRLPIPPAVFALKPNGSGGGVIVDSGTPTTGLAHGAYGPLREELRRQLNGSLVPSPADSEMDLCVAVTQEKKVPSMVLHFSGGADMVLPPENYWVPLDSSTSCMVMERSDDMSVIGNFQLQNIHLLYNLAKDELSFQTADCSKL